A stretch of the Bacillus anthracis str. Vollum genome encodes the following:
- a CDS encoding rhodanese-like domain-containing protein — MKEMIAKELEEKLLRKEAVNIVDVREVEEVAEGKIPEACNIPLGLLEFRMHELDKKKEYIIVCRSGGRSARAVQFLEGYGFRVINMVGGMLAWEGKVE, encoded by the coding sequence ATGAAAGAAATGATAGCAAAAGAATTAGAAGAAAAATTGTTACGTAAAGAAGCAGTAAATATCGTAGACGTACGTGAAGTAGAAGAAGTAGCTGAAGGGAAAATTCCAGAAGCGTGTAACATTCCACTAGGGCTGTTAGAATTTCGTATGCATGAGTTGGATAAAAAGAAAGAGTATATTATCGTTTGTCGTTCTGGCGGAAGAAGTGCAAGGGCAGTTCAATTTTTAGAAGGTTACGGTTTTCGAGTGATTAATATGGTAGGTGGTATGTTAGCGTGGGAAGGTAAAGTAGAATAG
- a CDS encoding DsrE/DsrF/DrsH-like family protein, with amino-acid sequence MEQQKKTTIVLFSGDYDKAMAAYIIANGAAAYDQEVTIFHTFWGLNALRKDEHVEVKKTFIEKVFGKMMPRGADKMGLSKMNFAGMGPKMIKGIMKKHNAMPLPDLIDLAKEQGIKLVACQMTVDLLGLKEEEIMEGVEFAGVGAYLADASDGNVNLFI; translated from the coding sequence ATGGAACAACAGAAGAAAACAACAATCGTTTTATTTAGCGGAGATTATGATAAAGCGATGGCTGCTTATATTATTGCAAATGGTGCAGCTGCTTATGATCAAGAGGTAACTATTTTTCATACTTTCTGGGGATTAAATGCTTTAAGGAAAGATGAACATGTAGAGGTAAAGAAAACTTTCATAGAAAAAGTGTTTGGGAAGATGATGCCACGCGGCGCTGATAAGATGGGATTATCAAAAATGAATTTTGCAGGTATGGGACCAAAGATGATTAAAGGTATTATGAAAAAACATAATGCGATGCCATTACCAGATTTAATTGATTTGGCGAAAGAACAGGGGATCAAACTTGTAGCTTGTCAAATGACAGTAGATTTATTAGGGTTAAAAGAGGAAGAGATTATGGAAGGGGTAGAGTTTGCAGGAGTAGGAGCTTATTTAGCAGATGCTTCGGATGGGAATGTGAACTTATTCATTTAA
- a CDS encoding sulfite exporter TauE/SafE family protein, with the protein MSLVVLLFIIGFIGSFISGMVGIGGAIINYPMILYIPVLLGFTGYTAHEVSGITAVQVFFATFAGAWAYRKSNDMDKTLVVYMGASILIGSFIGSFGANALEEHTVNVVYAALATIAAIMMFVPKRNNGDELKYNKWLASLLAFIVGGASGIIGAGGSFLLVPIMLVILKLPIRRTIATSIAITFISSVGITTGKVITGQVVVMPALIIAIASIFAAPLGARVGKRINQKALQYMLSILIVGTAVKMWIDMISK; encoded by the coding sequence ATGAGTTTAGTCGTATTACTTTTTATAATTGGGTTTATAGGATCGTTTATATCAGGAATGGTTGGAATTGGCGGTGCGATTATTAATTATCCGATGATTTTATACATTCCGGTATTACTAGGATTTACTGGCTATACTGCACATGAAGTGAGTGGTATTACAGCGGTGCAAGTATTCTTTGCAACTTTTGCAGGGGCATGGGCTTATCGGAAAAGTAATGATATGGATAAAACGCTCGTTGTGTATATGGGAGCTAGTATATTAATAGGAAGTTTTATAGGTAGTTTTGGTGCTAATGCATTAGAGGAACATACGGTCAATGTTGTTTATGCAGCGTTAGCAACAATTGCTGCTATTATGATGTTCGTACCGAAACGAAATAATGGTGATGAACTGAAATATAATAAATGGTTAGCAAGCTTGTTAGCGTTTATTGTAGGTGGAGCATCAGGTATTATAGGTGCTGGAGGTTCGTTCCTTTTAGTTCCAATTATGCTAGTCATTTTAAAATTGCCAATACGTAGAACAATAGCAACATCTATTGCTATTACGTTTATTTCCTCAGTAGGGATTACAACTGGAAAAGTAATAACTGGGCAAGTAGTTGTAATGCCAGCTCTTATTATTGCGATTGCAAGTATCTTTGCTGCGCCGCTTGGAGCGCGAGTTGGGAAAAGGATCAATCAAAAAGCACTACAATATATGTTATCGATTTTGATTGTAGGAACTGCTGTTAAAATGTGGATTGATATGATATCGAAATAA
- a CDS encoding LCP family protein, whose product MEQNPSLQENTRSKPKKSKKKIKIIISVILFFLIVGGGYTWFLVNKASSAVRNAAHDLARGDKSDLRDKAVKPITNNVSVLVMGVDESDVRGKEYGEAIRTDALLLATFNKDSKTVKLLSIPRDTYTYIPVEKKKDKITHAHAYGSTKNGKDGGPQASIDAVEKLLNVPVDYFVKFNFKSFMKIVDDLGGIEVDVPVEFTEQDSNDNADAIHLKKGVQKLNSEEALALARTRHIDSDAMRGQRQQLVIEAILEKLTSVGSVTKVGNIIDDINGQFVTNLTFDDMLSFYKYGADSSIEKLQIQGDDCYMEKGDDTCSKSAGGGRTYFYNPDKKELAKVTNDLRTHLGLPAYTKTDSDSKKTSTEKTKESKSENSSERESSNNESKNSNEDKETSSNDNE is encoded by the coding sequence ATGGAGCAAAACCCATCTTTGCAAGAAAATACACGCAGTAAACCGAAAAAAAGTAAGAAAAAAATAAAAATTATTATAAGCGTTATTCTATTCTTTTTAATAGTAGGTGGCGGTTATACTTGGTTTTTAGTAAATAAAGCATCTTCTGCTGTTCGAAATGCCGCACACGATTTAGCACGCGGTGATAAATCTGATTTACGTGATAAAGCTGTAAAACCTATTACAAACAATGTCTCTGTCTTAGTAATGGGTGTTGATGAAAGCGATGTCCGAGGAAAAGAATATGGTGAAGCTATAAGAACGGACGCACTATTGCTTGCAACGTTTAATAAAGATAGCAAAACTGTAAAACTATTAAGTATTCCACGAGATACATATACGTATATTCCAGTGGAAAAGAAAAAAGATAAAATTACACACGCTCATGCATATGGTTCTACTAAAAACGGAAAAGATGGTGGACCACAAGCGAGTATTGATGCAGTTGAAAAATTACTAAATGTTCCTGTTGATTACTTTGTAAAGTTTAACTTCAAATCATTTATGAAAATTGTCGACGATTTAGGCGGTATTGAAGTTGATGTACCAGTTGAATTTACTGAACAAGATAGTAATGATAACGCTGATGCAATTCACCTGAAGAAAGGCGTTCAAAAACTAAATAGTGAAGAAGCTCTTGCTCTTGCTAGAACGCGCCACATCGATAGTGATGCAATGCGTGGACAACGCCAACAGCTCGTTATTGAAGCAATTTTAGAGAAACTAACAAGCGTTGGATCTGTAACAAAAGTTGGTAATATCATTGATGATATTAACGGACAATTCGTTACAAACTTAACATTTGATGATATGCTTTCATTCTATAAATATGGGGCGGATTCTTCAATTGAGAAATTACAAATCCAAGGTGACGACTGCTATATGGAAAAAGGCGACGATACATGTAGCAAATCTGCTGGTGGCGGCCGAACATATTTCTACAACCCAGATAAAAAAGAATTAGCAAAAGTTACAAATGATCTTCGTACTCATCTTGGATTACCTGCATATACAAAAACAGACTCTGATTCGAAAAAAACAAGTACAGAGAAAACAAAAGAATCTAAGTCTGAAAATTCAAGTGAACGCGAATCAAGTAACAATGAATCAAAAAATAGCAATGAAGACAAAGAAACATCGTCTAACGACAATGAATAA
- a CDS encoding YhdH/YhfP family quinone oxidoreductase, with amino-acid sequence MNHTSFRAIVVNETESKQFVRNVVAREVSSLPEGDVFIQVHYSSLNYKDALSATGNKGVTRIYPHTPGIDAAGVVVSSKDATIKAGDQVIVTGYDLGMNTSGGFGEYIRVPASWIVPLPEEMSLKESMMYGTAGFTAALSVYKLIGAGITPSMGDVLVTGATGGVGSVAVSILSKLGFNVVGATGKMEEEEMLLRLGAKKVIHRAELNDESGRPMLQGIYAGVIDTVGGHMLETALKTVKYGGCVTTCGNVAGQELQTTVYPFILRGISLLGIDSVQCPVDVRRDVWTLLANEWGNKELRSYTEECILEELDEKFTLILQGRLKGRTVINMK; translated from the coding sequence ATGAATCATACATCATTCCGAGCAATTGTTGTGAACGAAACAGAAAGTAAGCAGTTTGTAAGAAACGTTGTAGCGAGAGAAGTAAGTAGTTTACCTGAAGGGGACGTATTCATACAGGTTCATTATTCCTCATTAAATTATAAAGATGCTCTTTCAGCCACAGGTAATAAAGGTGTTACGAGAATATATCCTCATACGCCAGGAATTGATGCAGCAGGAGTGGTTGTGAGTAGTAAAGATGCTACCATTAAGGCAGGAGATCAAGTCATTGTAACGGGATATGATTTAGGGATGAATACTTCTGGTGGTTTCGGAGAGTATATTCGCGTGCCGGCGTCTTGGATTGTTCCTTTACCAGAGGAAATGTCATTAAAGGAAAGTATGATGTACGGGACAGCAGGTTTTACAGCTGCTTTATCAGTATATAAGCTTATTGGAGCAGGTATAACGCCAAGTATGGGAGATGTACTAGTAACGGGTGCTACAGGGGGCGTAGGGAGTGTAGCTGTTAGTATTTTAAGTAAATTAGGATTTAACGTAGTAGGAGCGACAGGGAAAATGGAAGAGGAAGAGATGCTACTACGTCTAGGAGCGAAAAAAGTGATTCATCGCGCGGAATTGAATGATGAATCAGGAAGACCAATGCTTCAAGGAATATACGCTGGGGTTATCGATACTGTAGGTGGACATATGTTAGAAACAGCTTTAAAAACGGTAAAGTATGGTGGTTGTGTAACGACGTGCGGTAATGTGGCAGGACAGGAATTACAAACGACGGTATATCCGTTTATTTTGCGAGGCATAAGCCTGTTAGGAATAGATTCTGTGCAATGTCCAGTCGATGTGAGAAGAGATGTGTGGACGCTCTTAGCAAATGAATGGGGAAATAAAGAGTTACGATCTTATACAGAAGAATGTATATTAGAAGAGTTAGATGAAAAGTTTACACTTATATTGCAAGGAAGGTTAAAAGGAAGAACAGTTATAAATATGAAATGA
- a CDS encoding Na/Pi cotransporter family protein, which translates to MEYNVQDMIFQFIGGLGIFLFGIKYMGDGLQQAAGDRLRDILDRFTTNPLMGVLAGMLVTVLIQSSSGTTALTVGLVSAGFMTLRQAIGVIMGANIGTTVTAFIIGIKIGEYALPIMAVGAILLFFFKNKKVHSLGQVIFGFGMLFFGLELMSTGMKPLRSLESFQELTVSMSDNPILGIVVGTVFTLIVQSSSATIGILQELFGQGAIDLQAALPVLFGDNIGTTITAVLAAIGTSIAARRAALVHVIFNIVGTIIFTILLIPFTNLIQYFQTSLNLNPEMTIAFAHGTFNVTNTIIQFPFIAVLAWIVTKIIRGEDAAIDFKPQHLNPIFIEQSPAIALTEAQKEIIRMAEFSLHGLKEANQFLNTQDKKHVDMATQLEGAINNLDKKITEYLVLLSEKPLSPTDSEKHSVLAGVVGDIERVGDHVENLVELVDFQISNRVSLSNEALAELNEMLELTISTLQDAINALTNFDTELAQTVIAKERKIDQMERVLRKRHVLRLNERSCSGDASIIYVDMVSNLERIGDHAVNIADGVLGEQGKINLKQSL; encoded by the coding sequence GTGGAATACAATGTTCAAGATATGATCTTCCAGTTCATTGGTGGATTAGGGATTTTCTTATTCGGGATTAAATACATGGGCGATGGACTGCAACAAGCAGCTGGAGATCGTCTTCGCGATATTCTAGATCGTTTTACAACAAACCCACTGATGGGTGTACTAGCAGGTATGTTAGTTACCGTATTAATCCAATCAAGTTCAGGAACAACCGCTTTAACAGTCGGACTTGTAAGTGCTGGGTTTATGACATTAAGACAAGCAATCGGTGTTATTATGGGTGCGAACATCGGTACGACAGTTACTGCATTTATTATCGGAATTAAAATCGGAGAATATGCTCTTCCAATTATGGCAGTTGGAGCTATCTTACTATTCTTCTTTAAAAATAAAAAAGTACATTCTTTAGGTCAAGTTATATTCGGTTTTGGTATGTTATTCTTCGGTTTAGAATTAATGAGCACAGGTATGAAGCCTCTTCGCTCTTTAGAATCATTCCAAGAATTAACGGTTAGCATGAGTGATAATCCAATTCTAGGTATTGTTGTTGGTACAGTCTTCACTTTAATTGTACAAAGCTCAAGTGCAACAATCGGTATTTTACAAGAACTATTCGGTCAAGGTGCAATCGATTTACAAGCTGCCCTTCCTGTATTATTTGGTGATAACATCGGTACAACAATTACAGCTGTATTAGCAGCAATCGGTACTTCAATTGCTGCAAGACGCGCAGCATTAGTTCACGTTATCTTTAATATTGTCGGTACAATCATCTTTACAATTTTATTAATACCTTTTACAAATTTAATTCAATACTTCCAAACGTCATTAAACTTAAATCCAGAAATGACAATTGCATTTGCACACGGAACATTTAACGTAACGAATACAATTATTCAGTTCCCATTCATCGCTGTATTAGCATGGATTGTAACGAAAATTATTCGCGGGGAAGATGCTGCTATTGATTTCAAACCGCAACATTTAAATCCAATCTTTATTGAACAATCTCCAGCTATCGCTTTAACTGAAGCACAAAAAGAGATTATTCGTATGGCTGAGTTTTCATTACATGGATTAAAAGAAGCAAACCAATTTTTAAACACACAAGATAAAAAACACGTTGACATGGCTACTCAATTAGAAGGAGCTATTAACAATTTAGATAAAAAAATTACCGAGTATTTAGTTTTACTATCAGAAAAGCCACTTTCACCAACAGACTCTGAGAAGCATTCAGTTCTAGCAGGTGTTGTTGGCGATATTGAACGTGTCGGTGATCATGTAGAAAACCTTGTAGAACTTGTTGATTTCCAAATTTCAAACCGTGTTTCCCTATCAAACGAAGCACTAGCTGAATTAAATGAAATGCTCGAGTTAACAATCTCAACATTACAAGATGCAATTAATGCTTTAACAAACTTCGACACTGAACTAGCTCAAACGGTTATTGCAAAAGAACGTAAAATTGACCAAATGGAACGTGTTCTTCGTAAACGTCACGTATTACGTCTAAACGAACGTAGCTGTTCAGGTGATGCAAGTATCATCTACGTTGATATGGTAAGCAACTTAGAGCGTATTGGTGATCACGCTGTAAATATTGCTGATGGTGTTTTAGGTGAACAAGGTAAAATCAATTTAAAACAATCATTATAA
- a CDS encoding MFS transporter — protein sequence MGEAILVKREPLWTKEFVALILANLCMFLGFQMLIPTLPVYVKEIGGTSSNIGFVVGMFTVAALFVRPLTGNALQKFSKKIILMIGTAICLLAMGSYLFASTVFLLLAVRILHGAGFGITTTTYGTVVSDLIPQARRGEGMGYFGLSGTIAMALGPLIGLWLMQTYNFTILFLCALSCTIVSLILTKLLQIKKSPQPPKQTSGTFLDGFIERKALLPSLLILCITLMYGGIGSFITLFATEVGIADISLFLFNALAIAVTRPFSGKLYDAKGHSFVIIPGVIITFAGIILLSYTTTIPSLIIAAACYGSGFGAIQPALQAWMIDRVAPHRRGVATATFFSAFDLGIGAGAIIFGFIAHFTNYATVYRYSSLLLIAFLFIYITSVKKQKHGDKNTEKAAG from the coding sequence ATGGGAGAAGCAATACTCGTAAAACGAGAACCGTTATGGACGAAAGAATTTGTCGCGCTAATTCTAGCAAACTTATGTATGTTTTTAGGATTTCAAATGTTAATTCCGACTTTACCTGTTTATGTGAAAGAAATTGGAGGTACAAGTTCCAATATTGGATTTGTTGTCGGTATGTTTACTGTTGCAGCACTTTTTGTTAGACCGCTAACTGGAAATGCCTTGCAAAAATTCAGCAAAAAAATCATTTTAATGATTGGCACTGCTATTTGTTTACTCGCTATGGGTAGTTATCTTTTCGCTTCAACGGTTTTCCTATTGCTTGCCGTTCGAATTTTACACGGAGCCGGTTTTGGTATTACAACGACTACATATGGAACTGTCGTTTCCGATTTAATTCCGCAAGCTCGCCGCGGTGAGGGCATGGGATATTTCGGCCTTTCTGGAACGATTGCAATGGCGCTCGGCCCACTTATCGGACTTTGGCTTATGCAAACATATAACTTCACGATTCTTTTTTTATGTGCACTTTCCTGTACAATTGTTTCATTAATATTAACGAAACTACTTCAAATTAAAAAATCACCACAACCACCAAAGCAAACATCTGGTACCTTTCTCGATGGATTTATTGAGCGCAAAGCTTTACTTCCTTCATTATTAATATTATGTATTACATTAATGTACGGGGGAATCGGAAGCTTTATTACGTTATTTGCTACGGAAGTCGGCATTGCTGATATAAGCCTCTTCTTATTTAATGCACTTGCAATCGCTGTTACTCGTCCATTTTCCGGAAAGCTATATGATGCGAAAGGTCATTCATTCGTAATTATTCCAGGAGTTATTATTACGTTTGCAGGGATTATTTTATTATCGTATACAACTACCATTCCAAGCTTAATTATTGCAGCAGCATGCTACGGAAGTGGTTTCGGAGCCATTCAACCTGCACTACAAGCGTGGATGATCGACCGAGTAGCACCGCACCGACGAGGAGTCGCAACAGCTACATTCTTCTCAGCATTTGACCTTGGCATTGGTGCTGGCGCGATTATTTTTGGATTCATTGCACATTTTACAAACTACGCAACTGTATATCGTTATTCCTCTCTACTACTTATTGCTTTCCTGTTCATTTACATTACAAGTGTAAAAAAACAAAAGCATGGTGATAAAAATACGGAAAAAGCTGCTGGATAA
- a CDS encoding DUF871 domain-containing protein, whose translation MRRLGISIYPEHSTVEKDKEYLTLASKYGFNRVFTCLLSVDGEKEKIIEEFKETISHANALGFQVLVDISPAVFEQLGISYNDLSFFHELGAYGIRLDVGFSGLEESIMTYNPYGLKIEINMSNGTKYVDNIMSHRPNRENLIGCHNFYPHRYSGLSYNHFITCSKQFKDYGMRTAAFISSFDATYGPWPVTEGLCTLEQHRELPMTTQAKHLFATELIDDVIIANAYAPEEELQALGALNKEKQTFDIELYDTTTELERIIVLDEPHFYRGDVSEYMIRSTQSRVKYKKEEFKPHHTREIKRGDLLTDNEQYGQYKGELQIALKDMVNTGKTNVVGRIVEEEIFLLDYLQAWDKFGFTLKR comes from the coding sequence ATGAGACGATTAGGTATTTCTATTTATCCAGAACATTCAACAGTAGAGAAAGATAAAGAGTATTTAACATTAGCAAGTAAATATGGATTTAATCGTGTATTCACATGTTTATTATCTGTAGATGGTGAAAAAGAAAAAATTATAGAAGAGTTTAAAGAAACGATTTCTCATGCAAATGCATTAGGATTCCAAGTGTTAGTTGATATTAGTCCAGCTGTTTTTGAGCAATTAGGTATTTCATATAACGATTTATCGTTTTTCCATGAACTAGGTGCGTACGGTATTCGTTTAGATGTTGGTTTCTCAGGATTAGAAGAATCAATTATGACTTACAATCCGTATGGCTTAAAAATTGAGATTAATATGAGTAACGGTACGAAGTATGTAGATAATATTATGAGCCATAGACCAAATCGTGAAAATTTAATTGGGTGCCATAATTTTTATCCGCATCGTTATTCTGGATTATCATACAATCATTTCATTACATGCTCGAAACAATTTAAAGATTACGGTATGAGAACAGCTGCTTTTATTTCATCATTTGATGCAACATATGGACCTTGGCCAGTAACAGAAGGATTATGTACGTTAGAGCAGCATCGTGAATTACCAATGACAACACAAGCGAAGCATTTATTTGCAACAGAATTAATTGATGATGTTATTATTGCGAACGCTTATGCACCAGAAGAAGAATTACAAGCACTAGGTGCATTAAATAAAGAGAAACAAACATTTGATATAGAGTTATATGATACAACGACAGAACTAGAAAGAATTATCGTATTAGACGAACCTCATTTTTATCGCGGGGATGTATCTGAATATATGATTCGCTCTACACAAAGCCGTGTGAAATATAAAAAAGAAGAGTTTAAACCTCATCATACACGTGAAATTAAGCGCGGCGATCTTCTAACTGATAATGAGCAATATGGCCAATATAAAGGTGAATTGCAAATTGCATTAAAAGATATGGTGAATACAGGAAAAACAAAT